The stretch of DNA TCCAAGCTCTAGGAAATATCTATGAAAGTTGAGATAGATTCTATGGATTCCAACTCATTGcaggaacttgtagacttatcaAAAGGGATAAAACCCATAGAGTGTAAGTTGATCTACAAGAGGAAAAGAAATGCAGATGGAAAAGTGAAAACTTATAAGGCTAGAATTGTAGCAAAATGTTAGGCTAAGAAACAATGTATTGATTATGAAGAAATCTTCTCTCTGATTTTCATGCTCAAGTCAATCCGTATATTGTTAACCATTGCATGACTCTCGATAATGAGATATGGAAAATAGATGTTAAGATAGTGTTCTTGAATGACTATTTTGAAGAGAGCATCTATATGATGCAAACCACTggatatatagctaaaggaaatgGGTATAAAGTTTGCCAACTTCTTATatccatatatggacttaagcaaaCATCTTGGTCATGGAATCAAATATTTGGTCAAGCAATCAAGACttttgaatttgagtaaaatgttaatgaaccttgtgtttataaacgTATTGGGGATGGAAAGTTGATATTTCTTGTTCTATATGTTGAGGACATTCTACTTATTGGGAATAATGTAGGGACATTGACATCGATAAAATATAGTTAACCCAATGATTTGTTGGATCTAGCActttaagtgtagtattttcgtctaagtacacttgtaatttttcgaacagattagttaataaaattattcataaattatattaatactttgtatattttcctTATATAGTTTTTGCACACAAAGGAAAATGAAAACAGATTtttctcattggttgtctaatgtttaactaatgctAAGCAGTATTACGTGGTTGAATTGTAATAtagaaagataacttatattagtagacaaacctaaacatgtccttagtctaatcgaaaatgagcaaacagattgaaagactaatatgtagtctatcaagtccaattagggagatgctttgtcttgggcatcggagcggatgactcctagaagataggtACATAAATGTGACTAACGGGGCTAATAGTGCATCAAattggacccaagaagaataaatcctaaatctgtttatgggtttattaatttatgaccttcatagtgtggcataactaaatcctaagtggatgactgactatgtatgtgtgtgtgactcctacactttgatgtaagtaaaatcttgagtacaaataaataaggaaccaaAATCTAatgcgttgggtgtacgacttctacagtatgtagcatcatgcacaatagtggaattcatagcccgagacatgggtaaatgatatcatcttattagcattacatggttgatgaaagtaaatgtggccacgggtcattagtctttgtgatggatgacttgatcactatttgatagtgattgactttttttgaagaaagatgtaatggttactatgATAAAAATAGGATCAAATtaggagaacgaatattatcctaaaaagattaagaatatcctagaagggtaacacacttatgcaAGGTCATTGAAGGAGCACCAATCGAGTTACTTTCATAATGTTAtgtcattggggagagctcagtcactatactatagtggaatgacttcgtgactaaataattttataattaataggcgaaaagctagaacttgattataaataatttgagcctcaatttcatatgtccaatcagtcgcttcgttagctcattgaaaccagaaatgaattgcgtgttaaatcaaaatgaacataatgaatagaaatggataaATGGAAAACGAGCAGGAaattattatggttttctccaaaatgaaaatgaagatggagaaaatggaatcatttggaaatgaatgtggttttctcaaaatgaaaataaaaatgagaaatgattcatttggaaatgaaaaaggattaatcAAAAATGATctaaagaatgagtttatgtttttgagctattttaaagccaataaataaaaataaaccattcgATCAGAGTGAACAATTTAAATGGTgagatattaaatatattttttcaaaaattttaccaggggtaaaattgtcataattttatcgagggtaaaatagggatgagaaaatcatttaattaaatattaatattgaattttattttaggaaatagaaaaataaaattgagttgGATCAGATTACAAAATACTAGGTCAAAAAGTCTAGGAAGTACTCATAATTGTACACGATGTTAGAGAGGTCAAAAATCCCCTCATTAAATATAAAGGGGAGATAACcttagtaggaatactagggaaTGACATCTACCTTACTCTCACTCTAAGTAggaagttatttttctagttgaaataaacttttacaatttaataagGGTTCTACTTTCtattcttataaatagatggcaccgataAAGCTATATACACAACTGTAAGATATTGTTACTCTAgggaaaaatagagagaatttattctcaactattaaatatatattttcagaGTAATAATTCTGTtagtttctatttgagaagagaatttttgttttcaccctaaAAGTAAAGAAACCTAGTTctatttctatgttttaattcaattggtttgagctAACACTCGAAGTAATTTGTGGAATGAGGATAACGGAGAAGATCGCTTGGTTAAAAGTTGGGAATGGTAAGATCCATCTATCCAAAAACACAGGTATGATTTCGATCGTTAGTTAAAAACGTATGAATAcaattatccgacgcacgatttagagttagctgcTGTGGTTTTTACTTTAAAGATCAGGATACACTACCTGTACGGTGAAAAGTGTCACAtctatactgatcataagagtctcaaatacctcttatctcaaaaggagttgaatttgagacaacgtcatTGGGTTGAGCTTCTGAAAGAATTTGATTgcgttattgattaccatcctggTAAAGATAACGTTGTACTTGAAGCGTTGAGTAGGAAAACAATAGCTGAATTGCGAGCAATGTTTGCTCAACTCGTTATCGATGACGATAGAAGCTTGTTGgctaaattaaagataaaattggTGATATTTGATCGAATCAAGGCAACACAGTTAGATGATGTCAAGttggagaagaaaagagaaatggtacAGAATGGCATATtagaaaattccatcattgaTGATTGTGATTGCTTGAGGTTTCACGACCGAATCTGTGTTCCAAATGTttcagaattaaaagagttgatacTTCGCAAAGCTCATGATAGTCTTTTTGCTTTGCATCCTGGAGGGACGAAAATGTATCATGATCTACGAGAATCCTATTGGTGcctaggaatgaaaagagacgtGGTCAAGTATGTGGCTAAATGATTAACTTACCAACGAGTTATAGCAGAACATTAGGTTCTCACAAGATTACTTCGGCCTATTTATATTCCTgggtggaaatgggatcgtatcacGATAGATTTTGTAACGGGGTTACCTTTATCGTCAAGTAAGAAAAATGTTGTGTGGGTGATTTTTGACCAACTCATGAAATCGGCTTATTTCATTACGGTCACGACTAATTGGTCACTCTAAAATCTTGCTGAAGTTTATATTCAAGAacttgtgagattacatggtgttccTATGTCGATAATCTTTGATCGAGATCCGTGgttcacttcaagattttggaaaCAGTTACACGAATCTCTTGGTACGCGACTTAATTTTAGCACAGGTTTTCACCCGCAGACAGACAGGCAATCTGAGagtgttattcagattttggaagatatgcttcgcacttatgttattgattttgaatcaagTTGGAAGCGTTACTTACCTTTAGCCGAATTTGTatacaacaatagctttcaattgaTTATTCAAATGGCTTTGTGCGAAGCTTTATACAGTTGTAGGTGTTTAACACCTGTTTTTTGGATGGAATTAGATGAAAAGAGAATGATTGGGCCGAAACTAATTCAAGAAACGTAAGATATTGTTAAGAAAATTCGAGATAGATTCAAGAAAACCTTCAATAGACAGAAAtcatatacagatttgaaacatcaagatattgaatattctgttggtgataaagtatttcttaaagttttactgtggaagaaaattttgagatttggctgAAAAGGGAAGCTGAGTCCTCATTTTATCGGACTATACAAGATCACCGAAAGGGTAGGACCAGTTGTGTATCGTCTAGCTTTGCCTGCAGAATTACAGAAAATGCATGACATTTTTCATGTCTCAATGTTTAAAAGTTATCGATCAGATCGATCTCATGTTATTTCGATGGAAGATATTGAGATTCAACCTAACTTGTCTTACGAAGAAAAACTGGTCGAGATTTTGGCTCTAGAGGTAAAAGAGTTACGTAACAATGGagttccgttagtgaaagtgctaTGGCATACTCATAGTACCGATGAAGCAACTTGAGAACCAGAAGAGTCGATGAGATCTTAATACCCCCACctctttttaggtaaattttgggaaCAAAATTAATTAGGGGGAGAATTATAACGACCCGATAGTTAGGGTGTCAAAAAATAAAGTTTGGGACTCTGTTCTCGTAAatcaaactcataaatatttttaataaatatctacgaagttagttgtgtagttaattagattccggttaagtgaatttgcatgaattaagaattattattgtataaggactaaatcgcgtaaagggtaaaagttaatttataaattaaaaattattgaggGACTAAAGTAGCAAATATACACTTGCTTTATTTAGTGGACGACATTAAtgatatatataacatatatgtaaacttattatatatattataatagttaaaaaatttaaagttaaaagtatgtatatatgtattatataatattaaagtataataaatgaaaagaaagtgAAATTGGATGAAAGAAAGCATGCAATtagaatagaaattaaaataatgaaaaaaagaaagaagagaagaaaagaagacgTACGACTAAGGGTTTAAGCTCAATtagttagtgcaatttagtccattttcttataatttttacgtttttggaatcccagtacTTAAGGTTAGCTTACTCGTATTGTAGTTTTTATTGCTTAGAATTTTAGATGTGAATATTGTTGAATATTTCAAATACTagggattaaatttattgatttcaATGTATAaagtgaaaaatgattaaataggttaattcttgattttgagtatagggactaaattgtgaaaaatttgaaatttaagggtttaattgaaaataaagagttaaatttagtttaaagtgaaatttgtatgaaaatatagagttaattatgaagaataaaaattagtctttatttagggactaaattgaaacttaaGCAAacattgagtaaaaattgaaatattcaatgtgaaagtgaattgtgttgtgttgatgtattttaattgtttgaattctGTAGCTAACGCCGTACCGAAATcttcgactaaaaaggggaaggataaaatctaCATCGAATAGCTCGAAATCCACAGTCtttgtttctataatccgaatgaAGTTGTAAATTATTGCATTTTGAATTATTGTATTAGGTAAGCATTGGAGGTGAGAATTATGGTACTTtacaattgaattgaatttatagttaattaaattggattaatttGGTATATGCTATGAATGTATTGAgattttggaaattaaaatgaatatatgCTTAAATGTGATATTGTGCAAATATGAGAATTAGAGATTGGTTGTATTTATAAGTGacatgaaaccctattaactatttcgggctaagtcggatatagatggcatgccataagataggaagagtttagggatttctgggacttcgagtcgatgaggcactgggtgccaatttattTCGGTTCAAccaatgagacactaggtgtcaatttatgCAGTAATTACTCCTGATTTTTTTGATGAGGCATTGCGTGCCAaattagtgtgttggttggatccgtgtatccgtccgagtccgagtcgtgttaataggggcaattaaatattaaagctatgtaattgatattgaaatgacaaAATATGTGAATTGGAAATGGAAAAGTGGATTGATAAATGAAAGGTTAAAATGTTTTGATGGTAAATGAGATATGTGAGTAATGTACTCATGGATTTAATATAGTTGGTTTATGCCattgctaaaataaattgttaaatgaTCTATGAAAAGCTATTTTTATAGCAAGTGATATTAATTGAGTTATATGTTAAACCAACTAATGGAAGAATATTTGTGAAGTTGAGCAAACCATGAATTAATGTGgtattatgcatgaaattgagATGGTAATAAATTACAATTGCTTGTTTAGATAATAATGTGATTATACAATTCATTTTGAGCATTCATGTatctttatgtttttaaatgttcggattatagaaatatcattgaGTTTTACTTagtgtacggttttgttttccgtgcgcaagttaggtacttctcttttgatcaccgactcaacatccaacaacgatcccgatcTCAAAAGTGGTGATATTTATCTTTCgtgatggcatgtacctaggatatcCTAGTTGATAGTAATTTTTTGAATGGattgtaaatgaagttataagCATAGTGTTTGTTTGAAGCCTAAACTGGCATGTTATTTTGGAAGCAACCCTTATTAGGTATATGTGAATTTAAGCTTGATATTAGGTAGTTATAAGATAGGCTAGTGATTGATTATGGCATGTTTTAAACTTTGTTTTGAATGATGCATTGTTGATATGCTTTGATgttataaatgtggtaccaatgagggtacattggttatgcacctaagatgattgttttggcatgtttggagTATGTTTGATTGTATTTTGGATAGGTTAAAACATTGGTTTGTGAGTTGCTTAATGCCCaagcaagtaggaaatggtaaacttgttatttaaggtacattttaggtccacacggccagacacacgagcgtgtgactttgCCGTGTGTCGTCTGTTGAGTGCTTAGGGAACAAGTCAACTAGCACATGGcttggaacacgggcgtgtggcttggccgtgtgaccccttcatagaatttttctaaatttttctaaattttttcaaatgttcctgatttagtctcgaattgtttctaaagtgaaTTTAAGGCCACGAGGGCTTGAATAAGGGAAGATATGTATGTTTAATGATGGATTATGTTATGATTATTGTaatgttttaaaatgaataatttagGTTATGTTTattcggtaatgctctgaaacaCTATTTTGACGACgaatacgagttaagggtgttgcatttagtggtatcagagcttacaAGTTTTCCCGAGTCTCAGACTAAATCGAGCTAAAAATTGAGTTAggatttggatgctgatatatttatttttgttttatagttgaaaatgtcgGATGACTATAATAATGCGGGAACTACATCCGCTACGACAGCTACCCCTTTTTCGGGCTCTGATAAAAGAGTTACATAGATACGGTACGACCGAATTCTTAGGGTTGAAAGGAGTTGGTCCTTCTGCAGCTGAAGTTTGGATTGAATCCATTAAACACACCTTACAAAATCTTGAATGCAACTCGCGTGAAAGTGTGATTTTTATTGTTTCTCTACTGCAAGGAGAAGCATACACTTGGTGGTAGTTAGTGACATGCCACGTATCCGTAGATCAAGCCAATTGGAATTTCTTTCAGAAGGATTTTCAAAACAAATATGTTGGCGAACTGTATATTAAAGATAAAAGACAAGATTGTTTTTATGCCGAAACAAGGTGGAATGTCTATGGTTGATTATGAGCGAGAGTTTAcaagacttagtaggtacgctGTTGAGTTTGTGCTAACTAAAATTGAAAGTTTCAAATGATTTTTGTGTGGTTTATGCGATGAGCTTCGGTAAATTTAGTATCACATAGAAGTACTGAGTTTACTGATTTAGTTGAAAGGgcaagaatggtagaacaagctCTGGGTCTTGATAAAAAGACTGAGACTACTCGTACTATTAGAGAACGTCTTGGAGTTGCTAGCTCAAATCCACAACTGAAACGATCAAAAGAATTTCATGGTAGCTGGAATTCGACTTTTAAGTCAGATAGAGTTGATAGAAATCGTGATCGACAACCGATTGTGTCTACGGGTAGTGTGCGAGGTCCATCTAGGGATATTGATATTCCAAATTGTATGCATTGCGGGAAAAAAAACCGTGGTGAGTACTGGAAATTAACCCGAGGTTGTTTTCACTGTGGATTCACGAAGCATTTTGCTATAGATTGTACGAAGAATGAGAATGCTACCCCTGTTACTTCTCAAAGGTTTGTGCCTGCACCTGTGGTCGCGGGTCGAGTCTAGGTGGTTTATTTTCGAGAGGTGGTACTAGAAAGGGAAATGATGCTATTACTCATCAGTCAAAGGCCAGAGCGTCTACCTGAGCTTATGTTGTGCGGACACGTGAGGATGGCAATGCTAATGACGTTGTGATAAGTATCTTTTTATTACATTCATAACATGTTTATGCTTTGATAGATCTGAGATCTTCCCATTCGTATGTTAATACTGAATTAGTTTAATTGGGGACTTTAAAATCTGAGACATCTAGAGTATCAATAGTGGAGTCAATTCTGTTGGGACAACCTATGTTAGTAGATTAGGTGTTTAGGAGATGCCTGTTGGTGATAGAGAATATAACATTCCttgttgatttgtttataatgccATTTggcaattttgatttgattttaggcATGGATTGACTTACGGAACAAGGAGTGATTCTTGATTTCTGTAAAAAGAAGTTTCTTGTTCAGAGTGAGGTCGGTGATATGATTGAAGTAAATGGTGTTAGAACGAGTGGTTCAACTCATATCATTTAAGCAATTCGAGCTGATAAACTTCTCAATCAAGGCTTTGAAGCTTTTCTAGCCTATGTTATTAACTCGAATTCTGGTGATAGTTAGAGCAGTAAAATCTGAACTATTTACAATTGCCTGATGtgtttcccgaggaattaccaGGATTACCACCAGATCAAGAGGTTGAGTTTGCAATTGAAGTATTTCATGGTACGACTCTGGTGTCAATGTCAGCTTACTGTATGTCACCCacagaattaaaataattgaaggtTCAATTGCAAGATTTATTGGATCGCGGTTGTATACGCCCTAATATATTGCCTTGGGTAGCTCCAGTGTTTTTGtcgaaaagaaagatggatcgatgcggtctgtattgactatcggcaattGAATAAGTTGATGATTAAGAATGAATACCCTctacctcgtattgatgactgtttcgatcaactaaaaggagtTTCTGtcttttctaagattgatttaaGATTGGGTTACTATCCGTTGAAAGAGAAAGATAGTGATGTACCGAAGGCAGTGTTTCGTAcgcgttatggtcattacgaatttttggtgatgccttttggactgacgaatgctccagcagcattcatggatctcatgaaccaTATTTTCCAActgtatttggatcaatttgtggcaatttttattgatgacatttttgaTCTATTCAAAATCCGAATCCGAGCATGAACAACATCTCAGAATGTTTTTGCAAGTGTTACGAGAGAAATTGATTATATGGAAAtcttagcaaatgtgaattctggtaaTCAGAGATTGTATTTTTGGGTCATGTTATCTAGGAaaatggaattagagttgattcGAAAAAGCTCAAGGCAATTGAGGTTCACAGTTTTCTTGGAGTAGCTGGTTATGATCGAAGTTTTGTTAATGGATTTTCGAAGATAGCTTTACTGATGACAAAGCTATTGGATAAGAATGTTCAATTCGTCTGGGGCAATCAGTGTCAAGAAAGTTTTGATAAATTGAAGCAATTATTGACTAAAGCGCTGATTTTGACTTTACTAGACTTGGGAAAGGATTTTGTGgtatatagtgatgcttccttgagcagtcttggttgtgttttgatgtaagatGGAAAAGTGATCGGATATGCATCTTGTCAGTTAAAAATGCATGAATGTAATTTTtcgatgcatgatttagagctagttgTTATGGTTTTTGCTTTAAAGATCTGGAGACACTACCTGTacagtgaaaaatgtcacatctatACTCTTTATAAGAGTCTCAAATACCTTTTATCTTAAAAGGAGTTGAATGTGAGACAACGTCGTTGGGTTGAGTTTTTGAAAGACTTTGATTgcgttattgattaccatcctggTAAAGATAACATTGTACCTGAGAGTTGAGTAGGAAAACAACGGCTGAATTGCGAGCAATGTTTGCTCAACTCAGTATCGATGACGATAGAAGCTTGTTGGCTAAATTAATGATCAAATTGGTGATGTTTGATCGAATCAAGGCAACACAGTTAGATGATGTCAAGTtggtgaagaaaagagaaatggttgaGAATGGCATATTAGAAAATTTCAACATTGATGATTGTGATTGCTTGAGGTTTCACAACTGAATCTGTGTTCTGAATGTTTCAGAATTTACTTGAGGTTTGACAACTGAATCTGTGTTCTGAATGTTTCAGAATTTAAATAGTTGATACTTAACAAAGCTCATGATAGTCCTTTTGCTTTGCATCCTGAAGGAAAGAAAATGTATCACGATCTGCGAGAATGctattggtggccaggaatgaaaagagacgtGATCGAGTATATGGCTAAATGCTTAACTTGTCAATGAGTTACAGTAAAACATCAGGTTCCCACatgattacttcagcctatttctattcttgagtggaaatgggactgtatcacgatggattttgtaacggggTTACCTTTATCGTCAAGTAAGAAAAATGTTGAGTGGGTGATTTTTGATCGACTCAGGAAATCACCTTATTTCATTGCGGTCAGGACTGATTGGTCACTCCAAAAGCTTGTTGAAGTTTATACTAaggaaattgtgagattgcacgatGTTCCTATGTCAATAATCTCTGATCGAGATCCGTGGTTCACTGCAAGCTTTTTGAAACAGTTGCACAAATTTCTTGGTACAGGACTTAATTTTAGCACAGGTTTTCACCCGCAGGTAGACGAACAATCTGAAcgtgtttttaaaattttggaagatatgcttcgcacttgtgttattgattttgaatcaggttgggagcGTTACTTACCTTTAGTTGATTTTgtatacaataatagctttcaatctagtattcaaatggctccgtacGAAGTTTTATATAGTCGTAGGTGTCGAACACCTGTTTGCTCGATGGAATTAGGTGAAAAGAGAATGATTGGGCCGGAACTAATTCAAGAAACGAAAGATATTGTTAAGAAAATTGGAGATAAATTGAAGACAGCCTTCGATAGAAATAAATCATATTCAGATTTGAAACATCGAGATATTGAATATTCTGTTGGCGATGCAGTATTTATTAATGTTTCACcttgaaagaaaattttgagatttggccgaaaaggaaagctgagtcctcgttttatcGGATCGTACGAGATCACTAAAAAAGTAGGACCAGTTGCATATTGTTTAGCTTTTCCTGCAGAATTATAGAAAATGCATGAAGTTTTTCATGTCTGAATGTTTAGAAGGTATCGATTGGATCGATCTCACGTTATTTCGATGGAAGACATTGAGATTCAACCTGACTTgtcttacgaagaagaaccagtcgaGATTTGGGCTCGCGAGGTAAAAGAGTTACGTAACAAAGGagttccgttagtgaaagtgctaTGGCGTAGTCATAGtgtcgaggaagcaacttgggaactaGAAGAGTCGATGAGATCTCAATACCCCCACCTCTTTTTAGGTAACTTTCAGGGACAAAATTAATTagagggagaattgtaacgacccAATAGTTAGGGTGTCAAAAAATAAAGTTCGGGACTCCCCCGTAAATCAGactcttaaatatttttaataaatatctaCGAatttagttgtgtagttaattagattttggttaagtgaatttgcatgaattaaaaattattattgtacaaggactaaatcgcataaagggaaaaagttgatttatagattaaaaattattGAGGGACTAAAGTAGCAAATATACACTTGCTTTATTTGGTGGACGACATTAATGATATATATAACATATGTGtaaacttattatatatattataatagttaaaaaattaaaagttaaaagtatgtatatatgtattatataatattaaagtataataaatgaaaagaaagtgAAATTGGATGAAAGAAAGCATGCAATTCAAATAGACAATAGCATGCAATTCAAAtagacaataaaataaagaaagaaaaaagaagataaaaagagAAGATGCATGGCTAAGGGTTTAAGCTCatttggttagtgcaatttagtcccttttcttgtaatttctaagtttttggaatcccggtacttAGGGTTGGCCGAcccatattgtaatttttagtattgctTAGAATTTTGGATGTTAATATTGTTGAATATTTCAAATACTAGGGATTAAACTGATAGATTTCAATGTAtaaagt from Gossypium hirsutum isolate 1008001.06 chromosome D04, Gossypium_hirsutum_v2.1, whole genome shotgun sequence encodes:
- the LOC107907562 gene encoding uncharacterized protein yields the protein MDFVTGLPLSSSKKNVEWVIFDRLRKSPYFIAVRTDWSLQKLVEVYTKEIVRLHDVPMSIISDRDPWFTASFLKQLHKFLGTGLNFSTGWERYLPLVDFVYNNSFQSSIQMAPYEVLYSRRCRTPVCSMELGEKRMIGPELIQETKDIVKKIGDKLKTAFDRNKSYSDLKHRDIEYSVGDAVFINVSP